TCAATTCCCGTAATTTTTAGTTTACGGGTAAGAGTGAGTTTTACTTTTGATATGTCGGTTATAATATCAAATAATGCAAAACCCGCATTTGAAAATAATTCTGGTAAAGTGGCTCCAAATACATCAATCCCGATGTCTGCTGTATGGTCTATGAGTATATATTTTTGCATTTTCGTGTCCTGCTCTTATGGCATAATAAATTCCCGTTCTGGATGTCGGATGGTAATAACCGGACACGTGGCCTTCCGGATTACTTTTTCAGCAACACTCCCCATGATTGCATGTACAAGTCCCGTTCTTCCATGGGTACCAAGCACAATTAAATCTATCTGATATTTTTTTGAGGCAGTAATGATCTCAGAGAATGGTACTCCGTACAGTACAATAGCCTCTACCGTTATTTTGTTCTTCGTCTCCTCATTTACACAGGTAAGGAGTTTCGTCTTCAGTGAATCAATAGCTTCCTTATCTGTAATTTCAGTGCCATGTATCTCAAGGTCATCAACATCGTAGCTACGACTATCCAAAACGTGTATCAAGAAAAGTTTTGCACGGTACCTTTCCGCGAATTCTATTGCATATTTTAACGCTATCTCGGAATAAATAGAGTAATCAATAGGGCAGAGTATATTTTTTAACGTAATCATGAGATTTTCTCCTTTCATTCCTTTAAAAAGCTGTCAATGATAAAACATGCCGGGTAAGCAGGAGAAAGTGCAGGTATGAACTTTAGTGCCGTAATGCTTCTCTCTTTTCAATGGCAACAATGCCCTCCGGTGGAAATGCCTGCTAATTTTACCACGAGACTGGATATGCCTATGAGGATAAATAAACAACCAAAAAGAACCTTTGCCTTGCCGCTGAAATGGTTGAGGGGTTTTCTTGCCAGTAAGGAAATCCCTGAAAGGGCAGGAAGGGTGCCTGTCCAGAAAGCTGTCAGTAATACTCCTCCCCATAAGGCGTTGTGGGTTGAAATTGCGATCAGGACAAAGATGTATAGCCATCCGCAGGGTAATAAAGGACTCAGCAAGCCTATGAAAAAACCACTTATTCGGGGGGAGGTTCTGGCGTCCAGTATGCGCCCCATCCCTCTCCGGTAAAGCGCCTTCAAAAATTCGGGGTGCTGTATATGCGGTTGTCCCTTTTTTATGATGTTATATCCGATAATCAGAAAACTCATGCCTAAAATTATGGAAGAAATGAATGGCACATAGTTCATTTCAGAATGAATAAATCCAGCGCCCAGGAGTCCTGCAAGGCTTCCTACGCAAAAATAGCCGATACAACGTCCGATATGGTAGGTGATAAGGCCTGATTTGTTTTGGGCGCTCGCTGCGAGGGCCAGCGCTCCGCACATTCCGATACAGTGTATGCTGCCGATAAAACTTGCGGCAAGAATCACAAAAGGCACGAAAATGGTTGGTATTTCACCAATCCAGCTTATCAAATGAGTTGACAGGTCCAACAAGAGTAATTTCCTCCGGGTATTTTTGAGCAGTTGTATCAGATGTTGTAATGATTTGTAAGCAAAACATTTTTTGTCCTTTTTCCCCCAGGATCGATTCGGGGAATTTTAAAAAAATATGACTCTGTAACGATTCCCCCGGCAACAGTGTCGCCGGATAAGCAGGCGCAATAATTTCTATTTGAGAACTATTCATCGTTTCGCTTCGGTCAAAATCAACATCAAGTGTGTGGGAGCTTTGATTTTTCAGATATATCTTATAATGATTCGTTATCATAACAGGTTCGTTTGAGGAGTTGAATACCTGATAGGGACTTTCCTGTGCCCTTATGAATGTAATGTCTAATGCCGGCCGGTTGAAAACACTGAAAAACAGGCCGATACAAGAAGCCAGTATAAAACCTGAATAGATACACGTCCTCATCCTCCAGACGTTTGCTGTTTTCCCTGTCAACCCATTTTCAGAATCATATCGAATAAGCCCTTTCGGCTTTTTCATTTTTTGCATTACCGCATCGCAGGCGTCGATACATGCGGTACAGGCAATGCATTCCATCTGCACGCCCCGGCGAATATCAATTCCAGTCGGACAGGATTTGACACAGTTAAAACAGTTGATGCAATCTCCCGTTCTTTCATGTTCCGGAACAGATCCTTTACGAGGCTCTCCTCTTTTTTCATCGTAGACGACAACAAGGGAATTTTCATCCATGAGTACTGATTGAAGCCTCCCATACGGGCAGACGGTGATACACAATTGTTCTCTGTACCAACCAAAATTTAAAAGAACTATTACCGTTGTTATGCTTACGATTAAAAAAGGAACCCAGTTTTTAAAGGGTGAATTTGAACTCATTTTTGCCAGATTTTCAGCTCCGACAAAGTAAGCAAAAAATGTATGACAGAGAACTGAACTGACAAGAAAAAACAAAAACCATTTGAATGATTTTTTAATTATTTTTTCCAGATTAAAAGGTGATTCCCGAAGCTTCTTTCTGGCAATGCGATTGCCTTCTATAAGAACTTCAGTTTTTCGAAAAATGCCATCGATTATAACTGTCTGCGGACAGACCCATCCACACCAGATTCTCCCCCATATTGAAGTGGCAAAGGCAAGTCCCAGAGAAAAACTCGCAAATACATAAAAGAGCAGAGGAGAGTCGTGACCACGGAAACTCAAGCCGAAAAAAACGAATTTTCTATTGATCAAATCTATGAGGATTGCAGGAAGGCCATGTATGGTAATCCAAGGAAGACTAAAGAACATAATCATCAAGATAATCTGTACGATAGTCCTGTATCTTCGATAAAACCCACGAACGGACTTTGGGTACGGGTTTATCCGATGCGCTCCACTCTGGAATGTGCCCGGGCGATATTTAGACAATACACGTACATTTTCTGTCATCTTCACTTTTCAATAAGGTCGCCTTCTGGTTCTTTTGCGTTCGGAGGCTGAGTGCCTGATAAAGATTTAATGTAGGCAGCGATTTTTAAAATATCTTCTTCCGGAAGTTTTCCCTCCCATGGCATCATTCCCTTATCTTCTATACCGGTTCTAATGATAGTAGCAATATCGATGATTTTGCCCCTGCCATGCAACCAATAATTATCCGTTAAGTTGGGACCGATCAATCCTTCTCCCTCGGGTCCGTGGCAGGCTTTACATTTGGCAACGTACAAAGATTCTCCTTGTGCGAGCGCATCCATATCTTGTAAAAGAGCCGATGCCTCAATCGTGCTCATTTCTGGTCGCTTTTTTTGTGACTGGGAAAGAATTTCCTGCGCTTCGACCAGCGATGTTTTCTGAAATTCACTGGGTTTTGTGCTCCTGCCAATAAAATAGCCCAGATAAAAAATAGAAAAAATCAGGGTAAAATAAAATATATACATCAACCACTTTGGGCAAGGATTATCTAATTCGGTAATTCCATCATACTCATAGCCTGGTATTACCGTATCCTCAAAAGAGGTCTTTTCTTCCTGATTCATGTCTGTCCTCCTCACTCAGTGGTAATTGAGATATACTTTGATAATGCTTCCTTGAGCCTCTCCTGTAGACCCAGAAAACAGAACCGCAAAAAACACAAAAGAACAAAAAAAATCCAATTGCAGATAAATACGTATCAGTAAAATATGCCAGCGCTTGCTGTTTCATGCTATTGACCTCCTTTTTGTCCAAGTGACTGGAGGTATGCTATTAACGCTACAATCTCTTTATCTGACACGTCTTCTTTTACTCCTTGTTTTTTTAGTTTTTCCGCAATTTCATGTGCTTGTAACTCTGCTAAAATATCTGCATCAGCCAGTTCCTTATCTGAATACGGGACTCCCAGTTTGTTTAGCATGGAAGTCTTTTTTCTTAAACCATAAAAATGTATTTTTGATGAAACCAGCCAGGGATACGCAGGCATGGTAGATGCCTGTACAATCGATCTGGGGTTTACCATATGCATGTAATGCCAGAGATCCGGATATTTTTTCCCGATCCGCGCCAGGTCAGGCCCCGTTCGCTTTGACCCCCATTGAAACGGTCTATCAAACATGGACTCTTCAAGTATAGAGGCGCTTCCATACCGAAGAACCTCTGACTCAATCGGCCGAATCATCTGTGAATGGCAATTGTGACACCCTTCTTTTATGTAAATATCTCTCCCCGCCAATTCCAGCGGGGTAAATGGGGCAACTTTGTTTTCCATTTTAACATATTTGTGGATGGAAAGCGTGGGAACAATCTGTATAACGGTGCCTACCAATATCGCAATGAGCGCCAAAAAGGTAAAAATCGCGGCCATTCCTTCGAGTCTTCGGTGCCCATGCTCGGAATGGGCAGCAACAAAAGCGCCCCCCTTCACCTGTGCCGTTTCATCCGTTAACTCTTTTGATGATTGCTGGATCGTTTTATAGATATTGTACAGCAACAGAACAAAACCGAATAAAAATAAGACTCCACCCATGGCTCGGAAATAATAAAGCGGTACAATACGGGTGACCGTTTCAATGAAGTCCGGATAGACAAGATTGCCATTGGGATATATCTCCCTCCACATTAAACCCTGTGTGATTCCGGCAGCCAACATGGAAACATAGTAAAACAGTATTCCTAAAAGGCCTATCCAGAAATGCATATTTGCCAAATTTTTGCTGAATAATTCCGTTTTCCATAATCTAGGCACAATATAATAGATCATTCCAAACACCAGAAAACCATTCCAGCCTAAGGTTCCTAAATGCACATGACCCACAATCCAATCCGTGTAATGGCCGAGAGAATTTACGGCTTTAATGGAAAGAAGCGGTCCTTCAAAAGTGGCCATACCATAAAAGGTAACGGCGGCTATCATAAATTTGATTACGGGATCTGTCCTTAATAAATGCCATGCGCCACGAAGTGTCAGGAGTCCGTTCACCATACCTCCCCAGCTTGGAGCCCAAAGCATTACGCTGAATATGACTCCTAATGTTTGTAGCCATCCTGGTAAAGCAGTGTTCAAAAGGTGATGCGGGCCCGCCCATATATATATAAAGATAAGAGACCAAAAGTGGACGACGGAAAGCCGGTAACTGTAAATGGGCCTTTTTGCGGCTTTCGGTATGTAATAATACATGAGCCCTAAGAAGGGAGTTGTGAGAAAAAAGGCCACTGCGTTATGCCCATACCACCATTGCACAAGCGCATCTTGAACACCAGCATAGACAATGTAGCTTTTAAAGAAACTAACGGGCAAGCTGATTGCATTTACAATATAAAGAACAGCAACCGTAACAATAGTGGATATATAAAACCAAATGGACACATACAGATGTTTTTCGTTGCGTTTCAGCAGCGTACCAAAAAAATTAATGGCAAAAACAACCCATACCAAGGCTACTATTATATCAATTGGCCATTCAAGTTCCGCATATTCCTTTCCTTGCGTTAATCCAAGTGGTATTGTGACCGCCGCCAAAACAATAATACATTGCCATCCCCAAAAGTGCACCCTGCCTAAAAAATCAGAAAACATCCGCGTCTTCAGTAGCCTTTGTGAGGAATGATATATCCCCGCAAAAATGGCGTTGCCTGCAAACGCAAATATGTTCGCATTGGTATGCACCGGTCTCAATCGGCCATACGTTAACCACCCCGTATCAAAATTTAATTGCCACACAGCTATTTGAAATGCTACAAATACGCCTATCAAAAACCCAATAGCTGCCCAGAATATCGTAGCTAAAGTAAATAACCTGACAATTTTGTCGTCATAATTAACCTGAATCAGGTTTTTGTTGTCAGCGTTTGTAAAACTCATCTTCCTGTTCCTTTCAAGCGAAATTAGTTAATGTATTAAAACTTTTCCGGCAAATCTTTGTTCCAATCATCGATTAAGATTTTATGGGCAGGCGTTTCGAGATCATCAAATTGCTCACTCCTTACGGCCCATAGAAAAATGATTACGAAAAACGAAACGAGACTAATCGCAATAGGAATAATAAGGTAAAGAATTGTCATGAAAAGTATCTCTTTTTCGATTATTATGCGTTATATTAAAATTGAACGCAAACAGTTATTTTTTATATCAGCAAATCATCATTATTGGAAAACGATAAACACCGATCATTATAGAACATTCAATATGGAATGATTGTTAAGCAACAAGTATACTATAATTTGTTTTGTTGTTAAGAGGAAAAATTATTTATTGAATCTTCTCAAAAACTTTGTGCCGAAAACAGAAGATGCCAGCACGGCAAGAGAGCTAACCGGCATCAATATAGCAGCAGTCAGGGGGGATATGTATCCGAAAAGCGCGGCCATTCCCCCCGTGAAATTATATGCAAACGAAAAAGCAAGATTCCTTTTTATGACAGTCAGGGTATGCTTACTCAGCAAGATCAAATCCACTACGGGAAAAACACCTTCTTTTGTCAGGTAAATATCCGCAGCCAGCAGGCTGGACTCAACACTTCCCTGTACAGCAATGCTGACGGCATCCGATGACATAGCAAGCGCATCATTTACACCATCCCCAACCATTAAAGACTGGGGCGTGCGTTTGATGATGTTGTCTTTTTCCTCGGGAAACAGGTTTGAAGCTGTTTGTTCACTTTCCAGACAGAGTTTTTTTGCAACAATTGCCACGGGGATTTTTTTGTCTCCGGATAAAATGTGGGACTTTATGCCCATATGCTTCAGATGGAGAACGGTTTGTTTTGCGTCATTGCGGAGCGTATCTCCCAGGCATGCATAAGCGGCAATTCCCCCGTTTTTGTAGATGGAAACTACACTGGCGATAATATCAGAATTGCCGTCGTCAGGTTCCCCCAAGGATGCAGACAAAATTTTATACGTATTCTCTCCGGCCATTCCGGAAATTCCAGCTCTGGGAATTTCCTTCAGGGAACGAACCGGCAGTCTTTTTATCTCTCCTTTTTCCAGATGTTTTACCAGAGAACGGGCAACAGGATGTTGTGAGTGAATTTCTATGGAGTATACCGCATTGAGTAGTTCGTGGTCCGGGAAAAATGTGTTTGGACCGTTTCGTGTCGGAGACCTCCATCCGATAAATTCAAAAAGACCCTGGGTAAGGGTGCCTGTTTTATCAAAAAAAGCATTTTTTACCTGACCCAGTTTTTCCAGTGATTCGGCATTTTTAATTAAGTAACCCTTCTTTGAGGCCTTCCTCAAAGAAATGCTCTGTGTTAAAGGTATGGCAAAAGCCAACGCACAGGGACATGCCAGGATAATAAGGGCAAGCGATCTCCTGACCGCCTCTTCAGGATCTATCATTGCATAGAATAAAAAGAAAACCGTCCCCAGAGTAAGCACAAAAATGGTGAAAAATTGAGCTGCTTTATCCGTAAATGAGATGAAAGGTGTTTTGGTTTGGACCTGTTCTTCGACCTTTTTTAGTATTTCCCCGATTCGACTGTCGCCGACCGTATGTTTAACGACAATTTCAGCTGAGTCTGAAATCACCTGGGTTCCGGCAAAAATCCGGGAACCTTTGAGGAGCTTTTGCGGAAGACTTTCTCCTGTCAGAATGGAAGGGTTGATATTTACCCACTCATTTGTAACAATACCATCCGCGGGAATACGATCCCCTTTCTTAATGAGTACGGTATCTCCTTCCTGTAACTGACTTGCAGGAACCTTTTCATATGCCTGAATTGCATTGCTCCATCGCTGACATATCTGAGACTTGAGAAATGATTGCAGGTGGGAACTTCCTGCTAGTGCTTGCTGGGTTCTATTTAAAAAATATCTGCTTGCCAGTAATAAAACAACCAGCACCGAAAGAGAATCAAAGTAAAAATCTTTATTTCCCCTGACTAAATTCAGCACGCTCAACCCGAAGCCAATAATGACAGCAACAATAATCGGTACATCGATACTCGGCCGTCTGGTTTTTAAGGAACGCCAGAAAGTCCTGTAAAAAGGATGTGCGCAGTAAAACAAAATGGGAAGAAAAAACGCGAGATTAAGGTATTGAAATACCATTGCCATTTGATCCTTCAATCCTGAATAGAGAGAAAATGAAACCAGCATGATGTTTCCCGTGCAGGCAGCAGCGACTCCAAGTCTCATCAATTGCTGATGATTTTCCCTCCTATGGAAAACTTTTGCCTCTTCTAGATTTTTTATCGGATAGGTTCGATAGCCGAGGGCTGCCAGGGTTGAAACGACCTTTCCGAAATATCCAGGTTCTTTTAAGGAAACAAACAATGTTTTTTGGCTCATGTTTAAGTGAGTAGATTCAACTTGAGGAATCCAGTCAGGAATTTGTTCTATGATCCAGAGGCATGAAGTGCATTGAATGCCTTCAATAAAAAATCTCATGCCGTGCTTGTCATGGGATTGAATTAAATAGTCTTTTAAAAATGCTTCATTATCTAAAAAATCATACCCTGAAGAGTCTGGGTAGGGTTTGTTGACGAGGGAAAACTTTTGTTTATGCACTATATGATAAACCGTTTCACAACCCCAACAACAAAAAACAGTATCGTTCGTACCGGAAATGACTGTGCTCTTATGAGGAATAACGATACCACAATGAGAACAGTTGCTATTGGTATTCTGTAGTTTCACTGTATCTTCAAATATTTTCTGTGTCATAGATTTTATATGCACCCAATGTGTCAGCATCCAAGGCGTATTCCGGCACAAATACAATCCCGGCGGATTGTCAATAAAAAAGAAAGGGCGTAATATGCTATATTATACACAACGGACCCTTGAAGAAAAATATCATATTTCAGCACTGTCCAAAGAATGGTTTTCAAGAGAAAAGATTTTTTACGTAACAACCCGGTTGATCAATAATTAAACAATGTTATAATTTGGAATAGCGATTTAGCTTTTTGAAAACATTTTTGAGTTCTAAAGTATTTCATAGTTATTTAAAAGAAATGAAAAACCCAGGTTCAACACCTTCCATTTCCCTCTTTATAGGCGTACGATTAGATTACTTTTTGCCGGATAAAATGAATGTGTGTGATTTCCATGGCGGATAAATATCATTATGCAGCAGGAAAAATTTATTTTGGAATTTTGTGACGTTTCCTTTGGCTATTCGCTTGAGGAAAAAATCCTGGAAAAGATCAATTTCAACGTCAGAAAAAAAGAAATTGTTACTATTTTAGGATTATCCGGAAACGGAAAATCAACCTTGCTCATGTTGGCAAATCGATTGCTTGAGACATCAGGAGGGGTCATTTGTTATAACGGTCAAAATATCAGGCACATTTCTCCCCTTGTATTGAGGAAAGAAATAGGGTATCTATCTCAAATTCCATACCTCATAGAAGGTACGGTAAAAGACAACCTTCTTTTGCCCTTTTATCAACGTAAAATTCCTGAAGATATTGAAGAACACTGGAACAGGATTCTTTTGGCGGTAGGACTCCGGCAATCATACCTTTTCCGTTCTTCACATGAGCTGTCGGTAGGAGAAAAACAGCGGGTAGCGCTGGCGAGGGCGCTGATGAATCAACCTCAACTCCTTCTCCTGGATGAACCCAATTCGGCATTAGACGAAGAACATACCCGCATCCTGGTTTCCAGTTTAAAACGTATCGTACAGGAAGAATCGCTCTCCTTATTAATCGTTACTCATCAGATCGGATTTGCTCACGATGTGGGAGATAGATTCCTGGTACTGAAGAATGGCGGCATGGAAGAGATTAAAGACCTTAAATATGCCTTTATAAGGGAAAGAGAATGAATACTGTTGTTGATATTTCCTGGGTTCGACTGGGGTTAGGAATTCTTTTTATCATTATCCTGCTGAGTATCTCCCTCTATGAAACCTTACAACTGGAAAAATCTATTCTGACAGGAACCCTTCGTGCCTCTTTGCAACTGATTCTGGTAGGATACCTGATCAATGTAATATTTAATCATAAGGAATGGTACTTTGTCCTGCTTATCCTCATGATTATGCTCCTTGTTGCCTCACGAACCCTCATCAAAAGACTCAAAAACCCTATACGGGGAACATATGTTTATGCGTTAGTTGCCGTTTCTCTTGCGTCTCTTCTTTCTCTTATACTTATTTTTAAGGTAATTATTGCCATTCCTGTCTGGTATGAACCTCAGTACCTGATTCCTATAGCGGGAATGATCATTGCCGGAGGAATGAACGGGGCAGCCCTGGCGGGAGAACGTTACCGGAGTGAGATGGAACTGCGATTGCCGGAAATGGAAATGCTCCTTTCTCTTGGATATGAATCCCGGAAAGCCTCCCGAAGGCCCCGGCAGCAGGCCCTTACAGCCGCATTGATACCTTCCCTCAATAACATGATGGTCATGGGAATCGTTCATCTTCCCGGCATGATGACCGGGCAGATTGTGGCGGGCTCTAATCCGGTAACTGCGGTTAAATACCAGATTGTCATTGTCCTCAGTCTTGCGGCGACGGTCAGCCTGGCATCATGGATATTCCTTTCGCTCTTAGACAAAAAGTTTTTTACCCCCAATCATCAAATCCGTTACGAGTTGATTCGTACCAGACGTTTATAACAGAACCGGCCATAGGAAAAAGAAAAAGCATAGGCCACCAATACTTCAGTTTGATTTTGACATTCATCGCGGCATATATTATGTTTTACAAAATATTTTCCGGAATTGTTGCCAATGATGCAAGTTTCGTAACAATCGTAAAAAAAGTCGAGAAGAACGAATGAAAGAGTATGTCCGTGCCGGATAAATTCATGCCGGTTGATTGCGGGTATGATGGAATACTATTTATTTTACAGAAGAAACTGTTGTTCCTTTCAAGGGCCATGGAACTCAGTTTTTCAATAGAGAGAAGGAGTGCGCGAAATGAGCAATAAGTCAAACAAACCAAACAAGATTATCTATTCGATGATGAAGGTAAGCAAGACGTATAATAAGAAAACGGTATTAAAGGATATTTCTCTTTCCTATTTTTATGGGGCAAAGATTGGCGTGCTCGGTCTTAATGGGTCGGGAAAGAGTTCACTCCTGCGTATTATGGCAGGAGTAGACAGAGAATTTCATGGTGAAGCAGTTCTTTCCGCTGGCTATACGGTAGGTTTTCTCGAACAGGAACCGGTGCTGGATGACTCAATGACCGTGCGGAAGGTAGTTGAGCAGGGTGTGCAGGAACTGGTGGACCTGCACAATGAATACAATCGGATAAATGAGAAATTTGCTGATCCGATGTCGGATGAAGAGATGGACAGGCTTATCGAACGGCAAGGTGAAGTGCAGGAAAAGATTGATATCCTGGGTGCATGGGACCTGGATTCACGGCTGGAAATGGCAATGGACGCCTTGCGCTGTCCTGATGGAAATACATCGGTAAAGGTGTTGTCCGGCGGAGAAAAAAGGCGCGTGGCGCTCTGCAGGCTGCTTCTCCAGGAACCGGACATCCTGCTTCTCGATGAGCCCACGAATCATCTTGATGCCGAATCGGTCGCCTGGCTGGAACATCACCTCCAGAGCTATGCGGGCACCGTTATTGCAGTGACCCATGATCGTTACTTTCTTGACAACGCGGCAGGATGGATACTGGAATTGGACCAGGGTTACGGGATTCCCTGGAAGGGGAACTATTCTTCGTGGCTGGAACAGAAACAGGACAGACTCAAACAGGAAGAGAAACAGGAAAGTGAACGGCAAAAAACGTTGCAACGGGAGCTTGAGTGGATCAGGATGTCTCCCAAAGGCCGACACGCAAAGGCAAAGGCGCGCATCAACTCCTATGTATCTCTCCTGGAACAGGAAAGTGAAAAACGCATAAAGGACCTTGAGATCTATATCCCCCCCGGGCCTCGACTGGGAAATATGGTCATTGAGGCCGATAAGGTAAAGAAGGTATATGGCGACCGTATCCTGGTAGAAGATATGTCTTTTTCCCTGCCCCCGGGCGGAATTGTGGGGATTATCGGTCCGAATGGAGCCGGAAAGACAACCTTATTCCGTATGATCACTGATCAGGAAAAACCCGATTCCGGCGCCATTCGGGTGGGAGAATCGGTAAAACTGGCCTATGTAGATCAGAGTCGTGAAACACTTGACCCGGGCAAGACCATCTGGGAGGTAATTTCTGAAGGACAGGATACTCTTCAGATTGGCAAGAGGGAGGTAAACTCCCGTGCATA
The Candidatus Brocadiaceae bacterium DNA segment above includes these coding regions:
- the ccoS gene encoding cbb3-type cytochrome oxidase assembly protein CcoS: MTILYLIIPIAISLVSFFVIIFLWAVRSEQFDDLETPAHKILIDDWNKDLPEKF
- the fetB gene encoding iron export ABC transporter permease subunit FetB, with protein sequence MNTVVDISWVRLGLGILFIIILLSISLYETLQLEKSILTGTLRASLQLILVGYLINVIFNHKEWYFVLLILMIMLLVASRTLIKRLKNPIRGTYVYALVAVSLASLLSLILIFKVIIAIPVWYEPQYLIPIAGMIIAGGMNGAALAGERYRSEMELRLPEMEMLLSLGYESRKASRRPRQQALTAALIPSLNNMMVMGIVHLPGMMTGQIVAGSNPVTAVKYQIVIVLSLAATVSLASWIFLSLLDKKFFTPNHQIRYELIRTRRL
- a CDS encoding energy-coupling factor ABC transporter ATP-binding protein; this encodes MEFCDVSFGYSLEEKILEKINFNVRKKEIVTILGLSGNGKSTLLMLANRLLETSGGVICYNGQNIRHISPLVLRKEIGYLSQIPYLIEGTVKDNLLLPFYQRKIPEDIEEHWNRILLAVGLRQSYLFRSSHELSVGEKQRVALARALMNQPQLLLLDEPNSALDEEHTRILVSSLKRIVQEESLSLLIVTHQIGFAHDVGDRFLVLKNGGMEEIKDLKYAFIRERE
- the ccoN gene encoding cytochrome-c oxidase, cbb3-type subunit I translates to MSFTNADNKNLIQVNYDDKIVRLFTLATIFWAAIGFLIGVFVAFQIAVWQLNFDTGWLTYGRLRPVHTNANIFAFAGNAIFAGIYHSSQRLLKTRMFSDFLGRVHFWGWQCIIVLAAVTIPLGLTQGKEYAELEWPIDIIVALVWVVFAINFFGTLLKRNEKHLYVSIWFYISTIVTVAVLYIVNAISLPVSFFKSYIVYAGVQDALVQWWYGHNAVAFFLTTPFLGLMYYYIPKAAKRPIYSYRLSVVHFWSLIFIYIWAGPHHLLNTALPGWLQTLGVIFSVMLWAPSWGGMVNGLLTLRGAWHLLRTDPVIKFMIAAVTFYGMATFEGPLLSIKAVNSLGHYTDWIVGHVHLGTLGWNGFLVFGMIYYIVPRLWKTELFSKNLANMHFWIGLLGILFYYVSMLAAGITQGLMWREIYPNGNLVYPDFIETVTRIVPLYYFRAMGGVLFLFGFVLLLYNIYKTIQQSSKELTDETAQVKGGAFVAAHSEHGHRRLEGMAAIFTFLALIAILVGTVIQIVPTLSIHKYVKMENKVAPFTPLELAGRDIYIKEGCHNCHSQMIRPIESEVLRYGSASILEESMFDRPFQWGSKRTGPDLARIGKKYPDLWHYMHMVNPRSIVQASTMPAYPWLVSSKIHFYGLRKKTSMLNKLGVPYSDKELADADILAELQAHEIAEKLKKQGVKEDVSDKEIVALIAYLQSLGQKGGQ
- a CDS encoding universal stress protein, whose translation is MITLKNILCPIDYSIYSEIALKYAIEFAERYRAKLFLIHVLDSRSYDVDDLEIHGTEITDKEAIDSLKTKLLTCVNEETKNKITVEAIVLYGVPFSEIITASKKYQIDLIVLGTHGRTGLVHAIMGSVAEKVIRKATCPVITIRHPEREFIMP
- a CDS encoding c-type cytochrome; this encodes MNQEEKTSFEDTVIPGYEYDGITELDNPCPKWLMYIFYFTLIFSIFYLGYFIGRSTKPSEFQKTSLVEAQEILSQSQKKRPEMSTIEASALLQDMDALAQGESLYVAKCKACHGPEGEGLIGPNLTDNYWLHGRGKIIDIATIIRTGIEDKGMMPWEGKLPEEDILKIAAYIKSLSGTQPPNAKEPEGDLIEK
- the ccoG gene encoding cytochrome c oxidase accessory protein CcoG encodes the protein MTENVRVLSKYRPGTFQSGAHRINPYPKSVRGFYRRYRTIVQIILMIMFFSLPWITIHGLPAILIDLINRKFVFFGLSFRGHDSPLLFYVFASFSLGLAFATSIWGRIWCGWVCPQTVIIDGIFRKTEVLIEGNRIARKKLRESPFNLEKIIKKSFKWFLFFLVSSVLCHTFFAYFVGAENLAKMSSNSPFKNWVPFLIVSITTVIVLLNFGWYREQLCITVCPYGRLQSVLMDENSLVVVYDEKRGEPRKGSVPEHERTGDCINCFNCVKSCPTGIDIRRGVQMECIACTACIDACDAVMQKMKKPKGLIRYDSENGLTGKTANVWRMRTCIYSGFILASCIGLFFSVFNRPALDITFIRAQESPYQVFNSSNEPVMITNHYKIYLKNQSSHTLDVDFDRSETMNSSQIEIIAPAYPATLLPGESLQSHIFLKFPESILGEKGQKMFCLQIITTSDTTAQKYPEEITLVGPVNSFDKLDW
- a CDS encoding sulfite exporter TauE/SafE family protein — its product is MDLSTHLISWIGEIPTIFVPFVILAASFIGSIHCIGMCGALALAASAQNKSGLITYHIGRCIGYFCVGSLAGLLGAGFIHSEMNYVPFISSIILGMSFLIIGYNIIKKGQPHIQHPEFLKALYRRGMGRILDARTSPRISGFFIGLLSPLLPCGWLYIFVLIAISTHNALWGGVLLTAFWTGTLPALSGISLLARKPLNHFSGKAKVLFGCLFILIGISSLVVKLAGISTGGHCCH
- a CDS encoding heavy metal translocating P-type ATPase codes for the protein MTQKIFEDTVKLQNTNSNCSHCGIVIPHKSTVISGTNDTVFCCWGCETVYHIVHKQKFSLVNKPYPDSSGYDFLDNEAFLKDYLIQSHDKHGMRFFIEGIQCTSCLWIIEQIPDWIPQVESTHLNMSQKTLFVSLKEPGYFGKVVSTLAALGYRTYPIKNLEEAKVFHRRENHQQLMRLGVAAACTGNIMLVSFSLYSGLKDQMAMVFQYLNLAFFLPILFYCAHPFYRTFWRSLKTRRPSIDVPIIVAVIIGFGLSVLNLVRGNKDFYFDSLSVLVVLLLASRYFLNRTQQALAGSSHLQSFLKSQICQRWSNAIQAYEKVPASQLQEGDTVLIKKGDRIPADGIVTNEWVNINPSILTGESLPQKLLKGSRIFAGTQVISDSAEIVVKHTVGDSRIGEILKKVEEQVQTKTPFISFTDKAAQFFTIFVLTLGTVFFLFYAMIDPEEAVRRSLALIILACPCALAFAIPLTQSISLRKASKKGYLIKNAESLEKLGQVKNAFFDKTGTLTQGLFEFIGWRSPTRNGPNTFFPDHELLNAVYSIEIHSQHPVARSLVKHLEKGEIKRLPVRSLKEIPRAGISGMAGENTYKILSASLGEPDDGNSDIIASVVSIYKNGGIAAYACLGDTLRNDAKQTVLHLKHMGIKSHILSGDKKIPVAIVAKKLCLESEQTASNLFPEEKDNIIKRTPQSLMVGDGVNDALAMSSDAVSIAVQGSVESSLLAADIYLTKEGVFPVVDLILLSKHTLTVIKRNLAFSFAYNFTGGMAALFGYISPLTAAILMPVSSLAVLASSVFGTKFLRRFNK
- a CDS encoding cbb3-type cytochrome c oxidase subunit 3 — encoded protein: MKQQALAYFTDTYLSAIGFFLFFCVFCGSVFWVYRRGSRKHYQSISQLPLSEEDRHESGRKDLF